A window from Phaeocystidibacter marisrubri encodes these proteins:
- a CDS encoding phosphotransferase, producing the protein MSPQIQSIILRLTNASAIVAQEVIQNLWSDYGEIVRIKLLESEYSSVVVKHIQHGAAGNHPRGWNSDIGHQRKLKSYEVETAWYDRYALTSKARIPRCIAVEHLENEILIVLEDLNASGFNLRKSEVSWTEMEACIQWLAQYHAGFIGMEPERLWEVGTYWHLATRPNELEALDDVALKNAASAIDEQLNSCTYKTLVHGDAKLANFCFSPNGEVAGVDFQYVGGGCGMKDLAYFVSSCLYEEDCERYETRILNTYFRHLQNSLPIPNPELEAEWRSLYHVAWADFHRFIKGWSPGHWKINSYSERVTKAVIGR; encoded by the coding sequence ATGTCGCCTCAAATTCAATCTATAATTCTTCGACTGACTAATGCATCTGCTATTGTTGCGCAGGAGGTTATCCAAAACCTCTGGAGCGACTATGGTGAAATTGTGCGAATAAAGTTGTTGGAGAGCGAGTATTCGAGTGTGGTGGTGAAGCATATTCAACACGGGGCCGCAGGCAATCATCCAAGAGGATGGAATTCGGATATTGGACATCAACGGAAGTTGAAGTCATATGAAGTTGAAACCGCTTGGTATGATCGATACGCACTCACCAGCAAAGCAAGAATCCCACGATGTATAGCAGTTGAGCACTTGGAAAATGAAATCCTGATTGTACTCGAAGATCTCAATGCCTCTGGATTTAATCTCAGAAAGTCAGAGGTGAGTTGGACTGAAATGGAAGCCTGTATTCAATGGCTGGCTCAATATCACGCAGGATTCATTGGAATGGAACCTGAGCGACTTTGGGAAGTTGGAACCTATTGGCATTTAGCTACTCGTCCCAATGAGCTCGAGGCCTTAGACGACGTGGCACTGAAAAATGCAGCATCAGCTATTGATGAACAACTCAATTCCTGCACGTACAAAACACTCGTTCACGGCGATGCGAAACTCGCCAACTTTTGCTTTTCTCCAAATGGCGAAGTAGCCGGAGTTGATTTTCAATATGTGGGAGGTGGATGTGGAATGAAAGACCTCGCTTACTTCGTATCTAGCTGCTTGTATGAAGAGGACTGCGAGCGTTACGAAACTCGCATTCTTAACACCTACTTTCGGCATCTTCAAAACAGCCTCCCTATTCCAAACCCAGAACTAGAAGCAGAATGGCGCTCACTGTATCACGTGGCGTGGGCCGATTTCCATCGCTTCATTAAAGGATGGAGTCCTGGTCATTGGAAGATTAATAGCTACAGCGAACGAGTTACTAAGGCAGTGATTGGGAGGTAG
- a CDS encoding 3'-5' exonuclease has protein sequence MAKKLDKILVVDIEATCWNGPTPEGMMNDIIEIGICSLDINTGEITDNRGILVRPERSTISPFCTELTTITPEMIDEYGISFKEALKILKDEYLSTSRAWASYGAYDLNQFKRQCSDLNRGYPFGPSHINVKTLFALKNKLGHETGMAGALEHLNIPLEGTHHRGVDDAKNIAKILWTIID, from the coding sequence GTGGCAAAAAAACTAGACAAAATACTGGTTGTAGACATTGAAGCGACTTGCTGGAATGGACCTACGCCAGAGGGCATGATGAACGACATCATCGAAATTGGCATCTGTTCATTGGATATTAATACCGGTGAAATCACCGATAATCGAGGGATACTAGTACGTCCTGAAAGATCCACGATTAGTCCATTCTGTACGGAGCTGACCACCATCACTCCAGAGATGATTGACGAGTATGGAATCTCATTCAAAGAGGCCTTGAAAATATTGAAAGACGAATACCTCAGCACGAGCAGAGCTTGGGCGAGCTATGGTGCCTACGACTTAAACCAGTTCAAGCGTCAGTGTTCCGATTTGAATAGAGGGTATCCATTTGGACCTTCCCACATCAATGTAAAAACGCTCTTCGCTCTCAAAAACAAACTCGGTCATGAAACGGGTATGGCAGGCGCGTTGGAACATCTAAACATTCCGTTAGAAGGCACCCATCACCGAGGGGTAGACGATGCCAAGAACATTGCTAAAATTCTCTGGACTATTATCGATTGA